A single window of Periophthalmus magnuspinnatus isolate fPerMag1 chromosome 22, fPerMag1.2.pri, whole genome shotgun sequence DNA harbors:
- the luzp1 gene encoding leucine zipper protein 1, whose amino-acid sequence MSEHKDMTHRHLRHKLQSLGRRLDELEEATNKLQKAEDELLDLQDKIIQAEGSNSTLLSDVETLRKRLLKIQGKDEEVRKAEDLCRTVREKLEEEENLTKELKAEIERLQRRMGDLEKLEEAFGKSKSDCSQLCLSLNEEKNQTKKLSSELEALKARVKEMEGSETKLERAEQALSMELEKLKGFTHTFMSDRKKLLEKQREDEKIILKLTEQLEQQKIHLGISADSGHPDYVRSRIEDELTSTSILTSKLAARKKSLDYLKLADGNMVNKAQNEKNSLEGPQEEDNKVKELTLEVERLKNRLKQLEIVEEDLKNSESKNGELHEKFQIERNRTRQLSEQVEQLRTQLCGKGLGNGRANSKVLENGKAENEEIISKVGFRQEKPKCQRVTTVAEPMSPKHRNREMSPQHKRETKLKSLSEDNSPKGSRRPQSPLHKVRRTPRSPTVTSDNGLKESSSRLPTYTSMNTSQKVSVLSRYPPAANDQKPTKSGYKQQDGDAKKVRPEKFSKLYVGSDSESNNSDIVAEGNVNSNVMSEKDIASDQESTETIQESVSVSLTSSMSKANGSYTAFRSHVSQLLGADQGSEGHSSASETESTGSRPSEPEPILEATTTTVSSRAPTSKISRYTNDTHSECSSSRSSFDEELHNRTHLSEAAPQGTPQTLSGIEIQRVCSPREALRSKAVIKPAIVEIDRKEMLISEPYAANGKPKISTKPVLTSTSKMTSSITIYPNDPSSSRTSSRSSSLSSEPMPTKERHTSTSNFLISPSSDHHGSISIPYEISIPKSDLTLRTSLDQDCEEHENSPSGSKPHNTSTTTSHRCYQRNAFSLQSTDSSSADFDSDACFETSSSSMVTSWRRMSQDTPPDMKNVTVRSTWKNRGSGLAEEGGAGRAKGGVRGMADGGSEDETEVATWRAYRATTVDTEDTTQRMGKPSPAEMYMRRINHTKDPEDPAGTRRAKHSQSSESSLGRSIPHAPVTAQSWGRPHTPADAPEASVSASHSPATWRRPLPSTDAPPLGSSKTPGAPSSRAELWARGQGSGARTDGRARPWSQRHTEHH is encoded by the exons ATGTCGGAGCATAAGGACATGACCCACCGACACCTCCGGCACAAGCTGCAGAGCCTGGGCCGGCGCCTGGACGAGCTCGAGGAGGCCACCAACAAGCTCCAGAAGGCCGAGGATGAGCTGCTCGACCTCCAG gaCAAGATCATTCAGGCTGAGGGCAGTAACTCCACCCTCCTCAGCGATGTGGAGACTCTCCGGAAACGACTGCTGAAGATCCAGGGCAAAGATGAGGAGGTCCGTAAGGCTGAGGACCTGTGCCGGACTGTCCGCgagaagctggaggaggaggagaacctGACCAAGGAGCTCAAAGCCGAGATCGAACGCCTTCAGAGGAGGATGGGTGACCTGGAAAAACTGGAAGAGGCTTTTGGGAAGAGCAAGTCAGACTGCAGCCAACTCTGCCTCAGCCTGAATGAGGAGAAGAACCAGACCAAGAAGCTGTCGTCTGAGCTGGAAGCACTTAAGGCCCGTGTGAAGGAAATGGAGGGTTCTGAGACTAAACTGGAAAGAGCAGAGCAAGCTTTGTCCATGGAACTTGAGAAGCTTAAAGGATTTACTCACACATTTATGAGCGATCGTAAGAAACTTTTGGAAAAGCAAAGGGAGGATGAGAAGATAATTTTAAAGTTGACAGAACAACTGGAACAGCAGAAGATCCACTTGGGGATTTCAGCGGATTCTGGCCACCCAGACTACGTAAGATCTCGTATTGAAGATGAGCTCACCTCTACCAGCATTCTCACGAGTAAGCTAGCTGCACGCAAAAAGAGTCTGGACTACTTGAAGTTGGCAGACGGGAACATGGTGAACAAAGCACAGAATGAAAAGAATAGTTTAGAGGGTCCGCAGGAGGAGGACAACAAGGTCAAAGAGCTTACATTGGAGGTGGAGAGACTGAAGAACCGTCTCAAACAGTTGGAGATTGTGGAGGAGGACTTGAAGAACTCGGAGTCTAAAAACGGGGAACTTCACGAGAAATTTCAGATAGAACGGAACCGAACGAGACAGCTTAGTGAACAAGTGGAACAACTCCGGACCCAACTGTGTGGAAAAGGGCTTGGCAATGGAAGAGCCAACAGCAAAGTTCTGGAAAATGGCAAAGCTGAGAACGAAGAGATCATCAGTAAAGTTGGATTCAGACAAGAGAAACCCAAGTGTCAAAGAGTGACAACCGTTGCCGAACCAATGTCACCCAAACATCGCAACAGGGAAATGTCTCCTCAGCATAAGCGGGAAACCAAGCTCAAGAGCCTATCTGAAGACAATTCTCCTAAAGGTAGTAGGAGACCACAAAGCCCTCTGCATAAAGTGAGGAGGACCCCGAGAAGCCCTACCGTTACATCTGATAACGGCCTGAAAGAAAGTTCATCTAGACTACCCACGTATACCTCCATGAATACCTCTCAGAAAGTGTCAGTACTGAGTCGCTACCCTCCAGCCGCTAATGACCAGAAGCCTACAAAGTCCGGCTACAAGCAGCAAGATGGAGACGCCAAGAAGGTTCGTCCAGAGAAGTTTTCAAAGTTGTATGTTGGAAGTGACAGTGAATCGAACAACTCTGACATAGTAGCAGAAGGTAACGTTAATAGTAATGTCATGTCAGAAAAAGATATAGCCTCCGATCAAGAGTCTACAGAAACCATTCAGGAGTCTGTCTCTGTATCCCTTACGTCAAGCATGTCCAAAGCCAATGGGTCCTACACGGCCTTCCGATCACATGTTTCTCAGCTGTTAGGAGCGGATCAAGGTTCAGAAGGGCATTCATCTGCATCTGAAACAGAGTCGACTGGTTCACGACCCTCGGAGCCAGAACCAATATTGGAAGCCACTACTACCACGGTGAGCAGTAGAGCACCAACTTCTAAAATCTCAAGATACACCAACGACACACACTCAGAATGTTCCTCCTCAAGAAGTTCTTTTGACGAAGAGCTCCACAACCGCACCCACCTATCCGAGGCGGCGCCTCAGGGAACTCCACAAACCCTGTCAGGTATAGAGATCCAGAGGGTGTGCAGTCCCAGGGAGGCACTGCGGTCTAAGGCGGTGATCAAACCAGCCATCGTTGAGATTGACCGCAAGGAAATGCTCATCTCAGAACCGTACGCTGCGAACGGCAAACCCAAGATCTCCACCAAGCCAGTATTGACCTCCACCAGTAAAATGACTAGCAGTATCACTATCTACCCCAATGATCCCAGCTCATCTAGGACGAGCAGCCGCAGCAGTAGCCTATCCAGTGAGCCTATGCCCACCAAGGAGCGCCACACCTCCACCAGTAACTTCCTCATCA GCCCCAGCAGTGACCATCACGGCAGCATCTCAATCCCGTACGAGATCTCCATCCCGAAGAGCGACCTCACCTTACGCACCAGCCTGGACCAGGACTGCGAGGAACATGAGAATTCTCCTTCTGGATCCAAACCTCACAATACTTCTACCACCACCAGCCACAGGTGCTACCAACGCAACGCCTTCAGCCTGCAGTCCACGGACAGCTCCAGTGCAGACTTTGACTCTGACGCTTGCTTTGagaccagcagcagcagcatggtCACAAGCTGGAGGAGAATGAGCCAGGACACTCCACCAGACATGAAGAATGTGACTGTGAGGAGCACCTGGAAGAACAGGGGGTCAGGGCTAGCGGAAGAGGGCGGAGCTGGGAGAGCAAAGGGCGGCGTCAGAGGCATGGCGGATGGCGGATCGGAGGACGAAACCGAAGTAGCGACGTGGAGGGCGTACCGGGCAACTACTGTGGATACGGAGGACACGACACAGAGGATGGGCAAGCCTTCTCCTGCCGAG ATGTACATGCGGAGGATCAACCATACTAAAGACCCAGAAGACCCAGCAGGGACCCGCAGAGCCAAGCACTCCCAGAGCTCAGAGTCCTCCCTGGGCCGGAGCATCCCCCACGCCCCTGTCACTGCTCAGTCCTGGGGCAGACCGCACACG CCTGCTGATGCACCCGAGGCCAGTGTGAGCGCCAGCCACAGCCCGGCCACCTGGAGACGACCTCTCCCCAGCACTGATGCACCTCCCCTGGGCAGCTCCAAGACGCCAGGGGCCCCCTCCTCCAGAGCTGAGCTGTGGGCCAGAGGTCAAGGATCAGGGGCCCGCACAGATGGGAGGGCCCGGCCCTGGAGCCAACGGCACACTGAGCATCATTGA